In Neoarius graeffei isolate fNeoGra1 chromosome 15, fNeoGra1.pri, whole genome shotgun sequence, a single genomic region encodes these proteins:
- the LOC132899646 gene encoding actin-binding protein WASF2-like, protein MYVVVSFPAEGLFFVVPVSWLIEDKCYWPPFKTLDKVKKAALQNETPDPNCWTLHPVEVLKVKDTYEKAHGHYLKAKRGEKLETDEETMKRKRKPNMKFIQSSDEEDDCPYFPPAPKIRRLPEKISVPNSEFTSQAPQVPTTTTLPLPPPPQLPPLPPLPQRPPSHEVYSQSHRTPSVTRTSTYPAVLSNQAASPPLETSHLFLTSSHGEFTSQAPQLPTTTTLPLPPPSPLPPLPQLPTISPLPAPPQLPSKSPLFRTSSHGEFTSQAQHHPSNQQISIQQDFCRLVLQHLRTIEEEVKEVKQQVAANTAILQKLGGAGVADLCLVQETNMPLSNLEELEELERQLGSDIDLKNQLVNILAVLGGKTTKDAVKRMLGRILRKSLALQINWTGAGGKVAFKSLHLKNVLHRAVRRVVHTATEEDLQKEVAKYLKGAAD, encoded by the exons atgtatgtAGTCGTTTCCTTCCCCGCGGAGGGCTTGTTTTTTGTGGTGCCTGTTTCATGGCTCATAGAAGATAAATGTTACTGGCCTCCCTTTAAAACGCTGGACAAGGTAAAAAAGGCTGCCCTACAAAATGAAACCCCTGACCCCAACTGTTGGACACTTCATCCAGTTGAGGTGCTTAAAGTTAAAG aCACATACGAAAAGGCCCACGGCCACTACCTTAAAGCAAAAAGAGGAGAGAAGCTGGAGACAGATGAGGAGAccatgaaaagaaaaagaaa GCCAAACATGAAATTCATCCAATCCAGTGATGAAGAAGATGACTGTCCCTATTTCCCTCCGGCTCCAAAAATTCGGCGACTGCCAGAGAAAATTTCTGTACCAAATTCAG AGTTTACCAGCCAGGCACCACAGGTCccaaccaccaccaccctgcctctaccaccaccaccacaactcCCACCTCTACCACCACTACCACAGCGCCCACCCAGCCATGAAG tgtacagtcaatcacacagaaCCCCTTCAGTCACCAGGACCAGTACTTACCCTGCAG TGTTGTCCAACCAAGCAGCCAGTCCCCCGTTGGAAACCTCACATCTTTTTCTGACATCCAGCCATGGAG AGTTTACCAGTCAGGCACCACagctccccaccaccaccaccctgcctctaccaccaccatcacctctaCCACCACTACCACAGCTTCCAACGATTTCACCTCTGCCAGCACCACCACAGCTTCCATCGAAGTCACCTCTTTTTCGAACATCCAGCCATGGAG AGTTTACCAGTCAGGCACAGCATCATCCATCAAATCAGCAAATCAGCATCCAGCAAG ATTTTTGCAGACTTGTTCTGCAGCACCTCCGGACGATTGAGGAGGAGGTTAAGGAGGTTAAGCAGCAGGTGGCTGCAAATACGGCCATTCTGCAGAAGCTAGGGGGTGCTGGTGTGGCAGACCTTTGCCTCGTCCAGGAAACCAACATGCCCCTCAGTAACCTGGAGGAACTGGAGGAGCTGGAGAGGCAGCTTGGGTCTGACATTGACCTGAAAAACCAACTG GTGAACATACTTGCTGTTTTGGGGGGGAAAACCACCAAAGACGCGGTGAAGAGGATGTTGGGCCGTATTTTGAGGAAGTCCCTGGCGCTTCAAATAAATTGGACTGGTGCTGGAGGAAAGGTGGCGTTCAAGTCTTTACACCTGAAGAATGTGTTACACa GAGCTGTTAGGAGAGTGGTGCACACAGCAACAGAAGAGGACCTGCAAAAAGAAGTTGCGAAGTACCTAAAGGGGGCAGCTGactga
- the LOC132899032 gene encoding cold shock domain-containing protein E1-like, whose protein sequence is MSFKRNNGLANGTAGMRLRETGVVGKLLTSYGFIQCSERQAHLFFHCSQYNGNLQELKIGDDVEFEVSSDKRTGKPIALKLVKIQAEVLPEERISGQVVSAIPNHLDERSAPGQVPTGSLCYERNREVFYLTYTHENVEGKPQLEIGDKVSFCLETNKHTGAVSAQNIMLVKKKLMRCQGVVCAAKDAFGFIERADVVKKIFFHYSEFKGDLEPLQVGDEVEFSIKDRNGKEVATDVHVLPPGTVIFEDIGIEQFEGTVTKVIPKVPTKNHNDPLPGRICARINFSQKELLFREKDTKSKVTLLEGDHVRFNISTDRRDKSERATNIHILPDTFHFTKESREMGMIAAMRDRFGFIKCVDRDARMFFHFGEVLEESPLHISDEVEFTVIPDMLSAQRSHAVRIRRLPKGTVSFDTESEQCFPGVVEKQATAAFNGKINASPNNGKEKEAEECTIVYKDCGVKLTVPNHMKDLESEVLPQLGDNMDFAISEVKHSGQQNAVSINILNHTTNTKRLLGYIAALKDNFGFIETASHDQEIFFHFSEMCGSKDDLDLGDTVEYTLCKGKGNKFSAEKVTKVPHVNGLKEDISSTVLSGKVVRPLRGVAPSQTEYQGLIEVTEEGSSKGQIYPFGIVSITSKRDCLQKGEMVNFQLCTVLQTGQRMACNVIPQRRALVDCVKDQFGFITYEVGESKKLFFHMKQVQDNLELQAGDEVEFSVILNQRTGKFSAHNVCRVSEGPKTVARPRPDRLVNRLKSITLTNASAPRLVIIRQPRGPDNSKGFNVERKPRQAGVID, encoded by the coding sequence ATGAGTTTCAAGCGTAACAATGGCCTTGCTAATGGCACCGCTGGAATGCGCCTCCGGGAGACTGGTGTGGTTGGGAAGCTGCTTACCTCCTATGGTTTTATCCAATGCTCAGAGAGACAGGCTCACCTGTTCTTCCACTGCTCCCAGTACAATGGCAACCTGCAAGAGCTCAAGATTGGAGATGATGTGGAGTTTGAGGTGTCTTCTGACAAGCGCACCGGGAAACCTATTGCTCTGAAGCTGGTAAAGATCCAGGCTGAAGTCCTGCCCGAAGAACGAATTTCTGGGCAGGTTGTCTCAGCCATCCCCAACCACCTGGATGAAAGGTCTGCTCCTGGCCAGGTCCCCACTGGCAGTTTGTGCTAtgagagaaacagggaagtgttCTATCTCACTTACACCCATGAGAACGTGGAGGGCAAACCACAACTGGAAATAGGAGATAAGGTCAGCTTCTGCTTGGAAACTAACAAGCATACTGGAGCAGTGAGTGCCCAAAACATTATGTTGGTTAAGAAGAAGCTGATGAGGTGCCAGGGAGTGGTGTGTGCCGCTAAGGATGCATTTGGATTTATTGAGCGAGCGGACGTAGTGAAAAAGATTTTCTTTCACTACAGTGAGTTCAAAGGTGACTTGGAGCCACTGCAGGTTGGAGATGAAGTGGAGTTTTCTATTAAGGACCGAAATGGGAAAGAGGTTGCTACGGATGTTCATGTGCTCCCCCCAGGCACAGTTATATTTGAAGATATCGGTATTGAACAGTTTGAGGGCACGGTCACCAAGGTTATTCCTAAGGTTCCCACCAAGAATCATAATGACCCGTTACCTGGACGAATTTGTGCAAGGATTAATTTCAGCCAAAAGGAACTTCTGTTTAGGGAGAAAGACACCAAGTCCAAAGTGACACTTCTGGAAGGAGACCATGTCCGGTTCAACATTTCCACTGACCGGCGAGACAAGAGTGAGCGAGCTACAAACATCCATATACTGCCTGACACCTTCCATTTTACTAAGGAGTCTCGTGAAATGGGTATGATCGCTGCAATGCGTGATAGGTTTGGCTTCATTAAGTGTGTGGACCGTGATGCCCGAATGTTCTTCCACTTTGGTGAGGTTTTGGAGGAAAGCCCACTGCACATTTCAGACGAAGTGGAGTTTACTGTCATCCCTGACATGCTGTCAGCCCAGAGGAGCCATGCAGTGCGGATCAGGAGACTGCCCAAGGGCACAGTGTCTTTTGACACAGAGTCTGAACAGTGTTTCCCAGGTGTTGTAGAGAAGCAGGCCACAGCTGCCTTCAATGGCAAGATCAATGCCAGCCCCAACAATGGTAAAGAGAAGGAAGCAGAGGAATGCACGATTGTGTATAAAGACTGTGGAGTGAAGCTGACTGTACCCAATCATATGAAAGACCTAGAGAGTGAAGTTCTCCCTCAGCTTGGAGACAACATGGACTTTGCAATCAGTGAAGTAAAGCATTCTGGCCAGCAGAACGCCGTCTCCATCAATATCTTAAACCATACCACTAACACCAAGAGGCTCCTGGGCTACATAGCGGCACTTAAGGACAACTTTGGCTTTATCGAAACTGCCAGCCATGATCAGGAGATCTTCTTTCACTTCAGTGAGATGTGTGGTAGCAAGGACGACCTAGACCTGGGAGATACAGTCGAATACACTCTGTGTAAGGGCAAAGGGAACAAATTCAGTGCTGAGAAGGTCACCAAAGTCCCACATGTGAATGGACTGAAAGAGGACATTAGCAGTACTGTGCTTTCGGGAAAGGTGGTCCGGCCCCTGCGGGGTGTAGCTCCCTCTCAAACTGAATACCAAGGACTTATTGAGGTAACAGAAGAAGGCTCCAGTAAAGGTCAGATTTACCCATTTGGAATAGTTAGCATAACCAGTAAACGAGATTGCCTGCAGAAAGGGGAGATGGTGAACTTTCAGCTGTGTACCGTGCTACAGACAGGACAGAGGATGGCATGCAATGTCATTCCACAGCGTAGAGCTTTGGTGGACTGTGTTAAAGACCAGTTTGGTTTCATCACATATGAGGTAGGCGAGAGTAAGAAGCTGTTCTTCCACATGAAGCAGGTGCAGGACAACTTGGAGCTGCAGGCTGGAGATGAGGTGGAGTTCTCGGTTATTCTGAACCAGCGCACAGGGAAGTTCAGTGCCCACAATGTCTGCAGAGTCAGTGAGGGCCCTAAAACAGTGGCAAGACCTCGGCCTGACCGCTTGGTGAACCGCTTGAAGAGCATCACCCTGACCAATGCCAGCGCCCCACGTCTGGTGATCATTCGACAACCACGGGGCCCTGATAATTCAAAGGGCTTTAATGTGGAGAGGAAACCTCGCCAGGCTGGTGTGATTGACTGA